AGAAAATCATCGAAGTCGGTGAGCCACAACGCGGCGATGTGATGGTGTTCCGCTATCCAAGCGACCCGAACGTCAACTACATCAAGCGTGTCGTCGGTTTGCCGGGTGATCAGGTTCGCTACACCGCCGACAAGCGTCTGTTCGTCAACGGGCAGTCGATTGCCGAGCAGCTGATCGGTTCCGAGCCCGGCACCCTGGGCAGCGCCGAGCTCTACAAGGAAAAACTCGGTGCCGCCGAGCATCTGATCCGCAAGGAAATGAGCCGCTACCGCGCAACGCCGGACCGTACATGGACCGTGCCTGCCGGGCACTACTTCATGATGGGCGACAACCGCGACAACTCGAACGACAGTCGCTACTGGGATGATCCGAACATTCCCAAGGATCTGCTGGGCATGGTTCCCGACAAAAATATCGTCGGCAAGGCCTTTGCAGTCTGGATGAGCTGGCCGGAACCCAAACTCAGTCACTTGCCGAATTTCTCGCGGGTTGGCCTGATTCAGTAATCAAACACGGCGCTGTTGAACACAGCGCCGAATGCATTTCTGGAACCGACGGATTTCGGGGCCGGAAGCATGAAGCCAATGATATTCAGGACGTTATTTTTGAACACAGCGTTAATTGTCCCAAGCCTGCGCCGCATCCCGGCGGTGGCGGTGGAAACCAACCACGAACTCAGCGTGGGTAAACCGTGAGCGCCTCCCTAAGCCGTCTCGAGCGTCAGCTCGGCTACACCTTCAAGGACCAGGAACTGATGGTCCTGGCCCTGACTCACCGCAGTTTTGCCGGGCGCAACAACGAACGCCTGGAGTTCCTCGGTGACGCCATCCTCAACTTCGTTGCCGGCGAGGCGCTGTTCGATCGCTTCCCGCTGGCCCGCGAAGGCCAGTTGTCGCGTTTGCGCGCACGCCTGGTCAAAGGTGAGACGCTGGCCGTACTGGCCCGTGGTTTCGATCTGGGCGAACACCTGCGCCTGGGGTCCGGCGAGTTGAAGAGCGGCGGTTTTCGCCGTGAGTCGATCCTGGCCGATGCCCTGGAAGCGCTGATTGGTGCAATCTACCTGGACGCCGGCATCGAAGTTGCCCGCGAACGCGTACTGGCCTGGCTGGCCGGCGAGTTCGAAGGCCTGACGCTGGTCGACACCAACAAGGACCCGAAAACCCGCCTGCAGGAGTTCCTGCAATCCCGTGGGTGCGAGCTGCCACGTTATGAAGTGGTGGATATCCAGGGTGAGCCGCATTGCCGGACGTTCTTCGTCGAATGCGAAATCATCCTACTGAATGAAAAAAGCCGAGGTCAGGGTGTGAGCCGTCGTATTGCCGAACAGGTAGCGGCCGCCGCAGCACTGATTGCCCTGGGTGTGGAGAATGGCAATGACTGATTCAACTGCAACACGCTGTGGCTATGTTGCCATCGTCGGCCGTCCGAACGTGGGCAAGTCCACGTTGCTCAACCACATTCTCGGCCAGAAGCTCGCGATCACCTCGCGCAAGCCGCAAACCACCCGTCACAACATGCTCGGCATCAAGACCGAAGGTGATGTGCAGGCGATCTACGTCGACACCCCCGGCATGCACAAGGGGGGTGAAAAGGCCCTGAACCGCTACATGAACAAGACCGCTTCGGCGGCGTTGAAAGACGTCGACGTGGTGATCTTCGTGGTGGATCGCACCAAGTGGACCGAAGAAGACCAAATGGTCCTCGAGCGTGTGCAATACGTGACCGGCCCGCTGATCGTTGCGCTGAACAAGACCGACCGCATCGAGGACAAGGCCGAGCTGATGCCGCACCTGTCCTGGTTGCAGGAACAGCTGCCAAACGCACAGATCATCCCGATTTCGGCTCAGCACGGGCACAACCTCGACGCGCTGGAGCGGGTGATTGCCGAGCAGTTGCCGGAAAACGATCACTTCTTCCCGGAAGACCAGATCACCGACCGCAGCAGCCGCTTCCTGGCTGCTGAACTGGTACGCGAAAAAATCATGCGCCAGATGGGCGCCGAGCTGCCGTACCAGATCACAGTTGAAATCGAAGAGTTCAAGCAGCAGGGGAAAACCCTGCATATTCATGCGCTGATCCTCGTCGAACGTGACGGCCAGAAGAAAATCATCATTGGCGACAAGGGCGAGCGCATCAAGCGCATCGGCACCGAGGCGCGCAAGGACATGGAGCTGCTGTTCGACTCCAAGATCATGCTTAACCTGTGGGTGAAGGTTAAGGGTGGCTGGTCCGATGATGAGCGTGCGTTGCGTTCGCTGGGTTACGGCGACCTGTAAACCTGAGCCCAGGTGATAAAACTGTGGGAGCGAGCCTGCTCGCGATAGCGGTCTGTCAGTCAACAATCTTGTTGAATGTTAGTCCCTCATCGCGAGCAGGCTCGCTCCCACAGTGGTTTTGGGGCTGTCAGTAATACCGTGCTCCTCTATTGAGAATTGCGATTCCCATGTCCCAACAACCCACCGGCCAACCCGCCTACGTCCTCCACTCCCGCGCCTACCGCGAAAGCAGTGCGCTGGTGGACTTCCTCACGCCCCAAGGGCGGCTGCGGGCGGTGTTGCGCAGTGCGCGGGGCAAGGCCGGGACGCTGGCGCGGCCTTTCGTGCCGCTGGAAGTGGAGTTTCGCGGACGTGGGGAGCTGAAGAACGTCGGGCGCATGGAAAGTGCCGGTGTGTCCACCTGGCTGCACGGCGAAGCGCTGTTCAGTGGTCTCTATCTCAACGAGCTGCTGATTCGTCTGCTGCCTGCCGAAGATCCCCATCCCAGTGTATTTGATCACTACGCCGCAACCTTGCTGGCCCTCGCCGAAGGCCGACCGCTGGAGCCGTTGTTGCGCTCATTCGAATGGCGCTTGCTCGACGACCTCGGCTACGGCTTTGCCCTCAATACCGACATCCATGGCGAGCCCATCGCCCCGGACGGCCTCTATCGCCTGCAAGTGGATGCCGGACTGGAACGGGTCTATCTGCTGCAACCGGGGCTGTTCAATGGCATTGAATTGCTGGCCATGGCCGAAGCCGACTGGTCCGCGCCCGGTGCGCTGTCCGCCGCCAAGCGCTTGATGCGTCAGGCATTGGCCGTTCATTTGGGCGGTCGGCCACTTGTCAGTCGCGAGCTGTTTCGCAAGCCCTGATCACCCCGTATGCTGTGCACCGAACTTTCTCTTCTTCTGGAGCGCTTCCGTGACCACCAGCACCCGCATTCTTCTTGGCGTGAACATCGACCACGTTGCCACCCTGCGTCAGGCCCGGGGTACACGCTACCCGGACCCGGTCAAGGCAGCCCTGGACGCGGAAGAGGCTGGCGCTGACGGCATCACCGTGCACTTGCGCGAAGACCGCCGGCACATTCAGGAGCGCGACATCCTGGTGCTCAAGGATGTGCTGCAAACCCGCATGAACTTCGAGATGGGCGTCACCGAGGAAATGATGGCGTTCGCCGAGCGTATTCGCCCGGCGCACATTTGCCTGGTCCCGGAAACCCGTCAGGAACTGACCACCGAAGGCGGCCTGGACGTGGCGGGGCAGGAAGCGCGGATCAAGGCGGCGGTGGAGCGCCTGTCGAAGATCGGCTCGGAAGTGTCGCTGTTCATTGATGCTGACGAGCGGCAGATCGAGGCTTCCCGTCGTGTGGGCGCGCCGGCTATCGAATTGCACACCGGGCGTTACGCCGATGCCGAGACGCCGACCGAAGTGGCTGAGGAATTGAAGCGCGTTGCCGATGGCGTGGCCTTTGGCCTGGCTCAGGGCTTGATCGTCAATGCCGGTCACGGTCTGCACTATCACAACGTCGAGGCCGTGGCGGCGATCAAGGGCATCAACGAACTGAACATCGGCCACGCGCTGGTGGCCCATGCCCTGTTTGTGGGCTTCAAGTCGGCGGTTTCGGAGATGAAGGCGCTGATTCTGGCGGCCGCAGCCAAGGCTTAAAGAACAATACAAAACCCTGTAGGAGCGAGCCTGCTCGCGATGAGGACCTGACATCCAACATTGATGTTGGCTGAAAGACCGCCATCGCGAGCAGGCTCGCTCCTACATTGGTTTTAGGCGGGGTTGTTAAAGCTGCGGAGTTTCCTGCGCCGGTTTGCTCTTGTCGATCCCCGGTACCACCAGTTTGCCTTCGGCCACCTGATCACCCTCAAGCTGCGGCTGCGTGACCCAGGTCAGGATGTCGTAGTAGCGGCGGATGTTCGCCACGAAATGCACCGGCTCGCCGCCACGGGCATAGCCGTAACGGGTTTTGCTGTACCACTTCTTCTCGGACAGGCGCGGCAGGATTTTCTTCACGTCCAGCCATTTGTCCGGATTCAGCCCTTCCTTGGCCGCCAGCTTGCGCGCGTCATCCAGATGGCCAATGCCCACGTTGTAGGCCGCCAGGGCAAACCAGGTGCGATCCGGTTCCTGGATCGACTCGTCCAACTGATCCTTCATATAAGCCAGGTACTTGGCCCCGCCCATGATGCTTTGCTTGGGATCGAGACGGTTGGACACGCCCATGGCCTGTGCGGTGTTCTGGGTCAGCATCATCAGGCCGCGCACGCCGGTCTTCGAGGTAACGGCCGGTTGCCACAGGGATTCCTGATAGCCGACCGCCGCCAGCAGGCGCCAGTCGACCTTCTCTTTCTTCGCGTAAGCCTTGAAGTGCTGTTCGTACTTGGGCAGGCGTTGCTGCAGATGCTGGGCGAAGGTGGTGGCGCCCATGTAGCCGAGCACGTCGACGTGCCCGTAGTAGCGATCCTTCAGGCGTTGCAGCGTGCCGTTCTTCTTGACCTTGTCGAGGTACTCGTTGATTTCGTTGAGCAGGCTGTTGTCATCGCCGGTGGCCACGGCCCAGCTCTGGTCCCTGGCATCACCCAGGTCGAAGGCCACCCGGATATTGGTGAAATACACCTGGTTCATCGCCACTTCGTTGGAGTCCACAAGGGTCAGGTCGATCTGACCTTCGTCCACCATGCGCAGGAGATCAACGACCTCGACCGCGTCGGACTCTTCGTATTCGATACCGGGGAATTTCTGTTTCAGTTGCGCCAGCTGGTCGGCGTGGGTGCTGCCCTTGAGCACCATGATCTTCTTGCCCACCAGATCCTTGGCGTCGGTCGGACGGGACTGGCCGTTGCGATAGATGATCTGCGGGGTGACTTCCAGATAGGAGTGTGAGAACCGCACCTGCTTCTTGCGTTCTTCGCTGCTGACCAGGCCAGCGGCGGCGAGCACCGGGCCGTTGGGCTTGCCGACCTGATTGAACAGGTCGTCGAGGTTGTCGGCGGTCTCGATCTTGAGCTCCACCCCCAGATCGTCGGCGAAGCGCTTCACCAGCTCGTATTCGAAGCCGGTTTCACCGTTGCGATCCTGAAAGTAGGTGGCGGGGCTGTTTCGGGTAACCACCCGCAGCACACCATCCTCCTTTACGCGCTCGAGCGTGTTGGGTTTATCAACACAGCCACTGAGCATCAGGAAGAGTCCGGTTGCGATCAGCCATTTGGCATATCGCGGACGCAAAGCCGTTGGGGAAAACATTTGCGCAGTATACGCAAAGGACCACCAGCGCCATATCTCGACAGTAGAGGGCTAGTCTGCTAGCGATCACAAAAGCGGCCGAAACCCCACAGGAATGGCTCTTGTCCGGGATTTGTCGGGATAAAAATAAGCTGTCGCCGCACCCCTGATTAACCTGACTTTGGAGGCAGAAACACAGATCGGTACTCGAATGCAACCGTGTGTAGCGTTTCGGGTGATGTCGCGGGCTGTTTAGGCTAGAATGCACGGCCTCAAAGCACACCCCCTTCCCGAGGCTGTCCCGAAGATGTTGATCCTGCGCGGCGCTCCTGCCCTTTCTGCCTTTCGCCACAGCAAACTCCTTGAGCAACTGAGCCAGAAGGTTTCAGCTGTCAGTGGCTTGTATGCTGAATTCGCTCACTTCGCCGAAGTTACCGGCGTCCTGACCGGCGACGAACAGCAGGTGCTCGCGCGCCTTCTGAAATACGGTCCAAGCGTTCCGGTCCAGGAGCCGACCGGTCGTCTGTTCCTGGTGCTGCCGCGTTTCGGCACCATCTCGCCATGGTCGAGCAAGGCCAGCGACATCGCTCGCAACTGCGGCCTGGGCAAGATCCAGCGCCTGGAGCGCGGCATTGCCTTCTACGTGGCCGGCCAGTTCAGCGACGCTGACGCCCAGGTCATCGCCGATACGCTGCACGACCGCATGACCCAGATCGTGCTGGGCAACCTGGAGCAGGCTGCCGGCTTGTTCAGTCACGCCGAGCCCAAGCCTCTGACCGCGATCGACCTGCTCGGTGGCGGCCGCGCTGCACTGGAGAAGGCCAACGTCGAATTGGGTCTGGCCCTGGCCGAAGACGAGATCGACTACCTGGTCGACGCTTTCCTCGGTCTCAAGCGCAACCCGCACGACATCGAACTGATGATGTTCGCTCAGGCGAACTCCGAGCACTGCCGTCACAAGATCTTCAACGCCAGTTGGGACATCGACGGCGAGAGCCAGGAAAAAAGCCTGTTCGGCATGATCAAGAACACCTACCAGATGCACAACGAAGGCGTGCTGTCCGCTTATAAGGACAACGCTTCGGTGATCGTCGGTTCCGTGGCCGGTCGTTTCTTCCCGGACCCTGAAACCCGCCAGTACGGCGCGGTGCAGGAGCCGGTGCACATCCTGATGAAAGTCGAGACCCACAACCACCCGACCGCGATTGCCCCGTTCCCGGGTGCATCCACCGGTTCCGGTGGCGAGATCCGCGACGAAGGCGCGACCGGTCGTGGCGCCAAGCCAAAGGCCGGCCTGACCGGCTTCACCGTCTCCAACCTGCAAATCCCGGGCTTCGAACAGCCATGGGAAGTGCCGTACGGCAAGCCCGAGCGCATCGTCAACGCGCTGGACATCATGATCGAAGGCCCGCTGGGCGGCGCCGCGTTCAACAACGAGTTCGGTCGTCCGGCGCTGACCGGCTACTTCCGTACCTTCGAACAATCCATCACCACCCCGCACGGTGATGAAGTTCGCGGTTACCACAAGCCGATCATGCTGGCCGGCGGCATGGGCAACATCCGTGAAGAACACGTGCAGAAAGGCGAAATCGTCGTTGGCTCCAAGCTGATCGTGCTTGGCGGCCCGGCGATGCTGATCGGTCTGGGCGGCGGCGCGGCTTCCTCCATGGCCACCGGCACCAGCTCGGCGGACCTGGACTTCGCTTCGGTACAGCGCGAAAACCCGGAAATGGAACGTCGTTGCCAGGAAGTCATCGACCGTTGCTGGCAATTGGGTGACAAGAACCCGATCA
This genomic interval from Pseudomonas putida contains the following:
- the lepB gene encoding signal peptidase I, with translation MSLNFPLLLVIAVFVCGLLALLDLLFLAPRRRAAIASYEGSVSQPDVVVVEKLNKEPLLVEYGKSFFPVLFIVLVLRSFLVEPFQIPSGSMKPTLDVGDFILVSKFSYGIRLPVIDKKIIEVGEPQRGDVMVFRYPSDPNVNYIKRVVGLPGDQVRYTADKRLFVNGQSIAEQLIGSEPGTLGSAELYKEKLGAAEHLIRKEMSRYRATPDRTWTVPAGHYFMMGDNRDNSNDSRYWDDPNIPKDLLGMVPDKNIVGKAFAVWMSWPEPKLSHLPNFSRVGLIQ
- the rnc gene encoding ribonuclease III; translation: MSASLSRLERQLGYTFKDQELMVLALTHRSFAGRNNERLEFLGDAILNFVAGEALFDRFPLAREGQLSRLRARLVKGETLAVLARGFDLGEHLRLGSGELKSGGFRRESILADALEALIGAIYLDAGIEVARERVLAWLAGEFEGLTLVDTNKDPKTRLQEFLQSRGCELPRYEVVDIQGEPHCRTFFVECEIILLNEKSRGQGVSRRIAEQVAAAAALIALGVENGND
- the era gene encoding GTPase Era, whose product is MTDSTATRCGYVAIVGRPNVGKSTLLNHILGQKLAITSRKPQTTRHNMLGIKTEGDVQAIYVDTPGMHKGGEKALNRYMNKTASAALKDVDVVIFVVDRTKWTEEDQMVLERVQYVTGPLIVALNKTDRIEDKAELMPHLSWLQEQLPNAQIIPISAQHGHNLDALERVIAEQLPENDHFFPEDQITDRSSRFLAAELVREKIMRQMGAELPYQITVEIEEFKQQGKTLHIHALILVERDGQKKIIIGDKGERIKRIGTEARKDMELLFDSKIMLNLWVKVKGGWSDDERALRSLGYGDL
- the recO gene encoding DNA repair protein RecO: MSQQPTGQPAYVLHSRAYRESSALVDFLTPQGRLRAVLRSARGKAGTLARPFVPLEVEFRGRGELKNVGRMESAGVSTWLHGEALFSGLYLNELLIRLLPAEDPHPSVFDHYAATLLALAEGRPLEPLLRSFEWRLLDDLGYGFALNTDIHGEPIAPDGLYRLQVDAGLERVYLLQPGLFNGIELLAMAEADWSAPGALSAAKRLMRQALAVHLGGRPLVSRELFRKP
- the pdxJ gene encoding pyridoxine 5'-phosphate synthase produces the protein MTTSTRILLGVNIDHVATLRQARGTRYPDPVKAALDAEEAGADGITVHLREDRRHIQERDILVLKDVLQTRMNFEMGVTEEMMAFAERIRPAHICLVPETRQELTTEGGLDVAGQEARIKAAVERLSKIGSEVSLFIDADERQIEASRRVGAPAIELHTGRYADAETPTEVAEELKRVADGVAFGLAQGLIVNAGHGLHYHNVEAVAAIKGINELNIGHALVAHALFVGFKSAVSEMKALILAAAAKA
- the mltF gene encoding membrane-bound lytic murein transglycosylase MltF, producing MFSPTALRPRYAKWLIATGLFLMLSGCVDKPNTLERVKEDGVLRVVTRNSPATYFQDRNGETGFEYELVKRFADDLGVELKIETADNLDDLFNQVGKPNGPVLAAAGLVSSEERKKQVRFSHSYLEVTPQIIYRNGQSRPTDAKDLVGKKIMVLKGSTHADQLAQLKQKFPGIEYEESDAVEVVDLLRMVDEGQIDLTLVDSNEVAMNQVYFTNIRVAFDLGDARDQSWAVATGDDNSLLNEINEYLDKVKKNGTLQRLKDRYYGHVDVLGYMGATTFAQHLQQRLPKYEQHFKAYAKKEKVDWRLLAAVGYQESLWQPAVTSKTGVRGLMMLTQNTAQAMGVSNRLDPKQSIMGGAKYLAYMKDQLDESIQEPDRTWFALAAYNVGIGHLDDARKLAAKEGLNPDKWLDVKKILPRLSEKKWYSKTRYGYARGGEPVHFVANIRRYYDILTWVTQPQLEGDQVAEGKLVVPGIDKSKPAQETPQL